The following are encoded together in the Ranitomeya imitator isolate aRanImi1 chromosome 4, aRanImi1.pri, whole genome shotgun sequence genome:
- the LOC138674888 gene encoding olfactory receptor 5P64-like: MMCEENQTQVTQIRLLGFQSLSEYKPLLFLLLTLSYICILGGNLLIILLVTIIDQLKTPMFFLLKHLSIADVLVTTSVIPMMLGIMFVEEGVLSLWGCMTQLYFFSIFGFVQCFLIAIMSYDRYLAICHPLRYSSLISPDLCLRLVMGAWFLMIVLISSEFLVYIQFNFCGLNYMDHFFCDLGPLMELATSDISIFMLQDFVYGIFTLFFPFVFIIVTYFCIFFTILNISYGRRKAFSTCSSHLTTVCAYYGTLIAVYITPSDESSSNTNKYRSLLYIVVTPLMNPIIYSLRNNEIRRAMQKMRYIFFFKQNELKCSPQW; this comes from the coding sequence ATGATGTGTGAGGAGAATCAGACACAAGTCACTCAGATACGTCTTCTTGGATTCCAAAGTCTATCCGAATACAAACCTCTTCTATTCCTTCTGCTTACCCTGAGTTACATATGTATACTGGGAGGGAATCTTCTCATTATCCTTCTAGTGACCATCATTGACCAACTCAAAACTCCAATGTTTTTCTTATTGAAGCATTTATCCATAGCAGATGTCTTAGTGACCACCAGCGTTATCCCCATGATGTTAGGCATTATGTTTGTTGAGGAAGGAGTTTTGTCCCTTTGGGGTTGTATGACACAGCTTTATTTCTTTAGTATATTTGGCTTTGTTCAATGTTTCCTCATTGCCATTATGTCTTATGATCGGTATTTGGCCATTTGTCATCCGTTacgatattcctcactaataagtcCAGATCTTTGTCTTCGACTTGTTATGGGAGCCTGGTTTTTGATGATTGTGCTCATTTCAAGTGAGTTCCTTGTTTATATTCAGTTTAACTTCTGTGGCTTGAATTACATGGATCATTTCTTTTGTGACCTTGGTCCCTTAATGGAATTGGCCACTTCAGACATTTCCATTTTTATGTTGCAAGACTTTGTTTATGGCATCTTTACGCTTTTCTTTCCATTTGTTTTTATCATTGTTACCTACTTTTGCATTTTCTTTACGATCCTTAACATTTCTTATGGTAGAAGAAAAGCCTTCTCCACATGTAGCTCCCACCTGACCACAGTATGTGCATATTACGGCACCCTAATCGCAGTCTACATTACTCCATCTGATGAGAGTTCATCCAATACCAACAAATACAGATCCCTGTTGTACATAGTAGTTACACCATTGATGAATCCTATTATCTACAGTCTGAGGAACAATGAGATTAGGAGAGCTATGCAAAAGatgagatatatatttttttttaaacaaaatgagTTAAAATGTTCACCTCAGTGGTAA